A DNA window from Paenibacillus sp. HWE-109 contains the following coding sequences:
- a CDS encoding DUF6897 domain-containing protein — protein MGLNYLGSLVGTEVKVNRGGPDSIIGRLVAVQHDYLTLQLKDGTLVYIQLQHVKSISATNGNASRSYKTTHRAEQAHNFEGVLAQLKYTFVQINRGGPEKIEGVVVETWDHYLLIVVNNEIVRIPVFHIKSINAINKNNSNGNKSNKSNSSNKSNKSNKSNKATAAQIVAIKLMLKKYRSR, from the coding sequence ATGGGTTTAAACTATTTGGGTTCATTAGTCGGCACTGAGGTTAAAGTCAATCGCGGAGGTCCTGATTCAATTATTGGTAGATTGGTAGCCGTTCAACATGATTACTTAACACTTCAATTAAAAGATGGCACACTTGTTTATATTCAATTGCAACACGTCAAAAGTATCAGCGCAACGAACGGCAACGCCAGCAGATCTTACAAGACTACTCACCGCGCTGAGCAAGCTCACAACTTCGAAGGTGTTCTAGCACAATTAAAGTATACGTTTGTACAAATTAATCGCGGTGGCCCTGAGAAAATTGAAGGTGTCGTCGTAGAAACTTGGGATCATTACTTGCTGATCGTAGTGAACAATGAAATAGTTCGTATTCCAGTCTTCCATATTAAAAGTATTAATGCCATTAACAAAAACAATAGCAACGGCAACAAATCCAATAAATCCAATAGCTCCAATAAATCCAACAAAAGCAACAAAAGCAACAAAGCAACTGCTGCACAAATCGTTGCAATCAAACTTATGTTAAAAAAATATCGCTCTCGATAA
- a CDS encoding DUF2334 domain-containing protein — protein sequence MRILIQKNTWLRYVIAGVVSFGLYLGLYHMMTVEGADNNPRFMMIRLEDIGPGGYYSSLEGVGKLRAVLAYLNEQHVHYSLAVVPRWKNISADGTRYDRSISQLSDSYVQAFNKVLREAEQTNGTIGMHGYTHQVGEELREDGHQASGIGNEFNVPDKPETATTAFAESRVKEGLARFQQAGFTPHFWEAPHYHTTPEQDKVFRSYFGLLYQPDTAVQVNPPFAQYENALNTSNGVPSLGNVHVPTTLSYIPSGKDEKFILNQLGKIERINSFFYHPFLEFNYLEPILDEWGSPVVKDGIPAYHYSGDNKSVLQKLITQLHAKGYPFYSVHDYIPFTPAQRLKIGSAKSTLVQTGHLTGRSQVDVVTWNKKTASISITKGEYSPIRSAAQPASQVVGSIPYTDGAAFALDSRLDRSKKGLWVVNPSGRLDEYSPDGSGFAKHQSWKIPANRWYDLYELRQPNGDCILAGQSWDRSQLLGVYVHGKDVKPIKPYTFRSNSSRDLIVRNMASPDRQGLFLFKEDTSQGVEFQLDKTVMQWKLAKVTLNIPDELGNIRFGDFNGDGKEDILRYDAKNLTSRVYQGTTEDEYKLLSVFGPWGRTSGRLIVDDFDGNGKADIAQYPNDDAFMDVALSFQSQNAKE from the coding sequence ATGCGGATCTTAATACAAAAAAATACGTGGTTACGATATGTGATAGCTGGTGTGGTTTCATTTGGCTTGTATCTGGGATTGTATCACATGATGACTGTTGAAGGAGCCGATAATAATCCACGGTTTATGATGATCCGGTTGGAAGATATCGGGCCAGGTGGTTACTACAGCTCCCTTGAAGGGGTCGGCAAATTAAGAGCTGTTTTGGCGTATCTGAATGAACAGCATGTTCACTACAGCCTCGCCGTCGTTCCACGTTGGAAGAATATTTCGGCGGATGGAACGCGCTATGACCGATCTATTAGTCAATTGAGCGATAGTTATGTGCAAGCTTTTAACAAAGTTCTGCGTGAAGCTGAACAAACGAATGGCACAATCGGTATGCATGGCTATACGCATCAAGTTGGCGAGGAACTGCGGGAGGATGGACATCAAGCTTCTGGGATAGGCAATGAATTTAATGTTCCCGATAAGCCTGAGACGGCAACGACTGCATTCGCCGAAAGTCGGGTGAAAGAAGGGTTAGCTCGTTTTCAGCAAGCGGGATTTACTCCGCATTTCTGGGAAGCGCCGCATTATCATACAACGCCAGAGCAGGATAAGGTGTTTCGGTCTTATTTCGGGCTGTTGTATCAGCCGGACACGGCTGTTCAGGTAAATCCGCCATTTGCGCAGTATGAAAATGCACTTAACACAAGCAATGGTGTGCCTTCCCTTGGAAATGTTCATGTGCCTACGACTTTATCCTATATCCCAAGCGGGAAAGATGAGAAGTTTATCCTCAATCAATTGGGCAAAATCGAACGCATTAATTCCTTTTTCTATCATCCTTTTCTGGAATTTAACTATCTGGAGCCAATCCTGGATGAATGGGGCAGCCCTGTTGTGAAAGATGGCATACCCGCCTATCATTATTCCGGTGACAACAAGAGTGTTCTGCAAAAATTAATTACCCAACTGCATGCGAAAGGGTATCCGTTCTATTCGGTGCATGATTACATCCCTTTCACGCCAGCACAACGCTTGAAAATAGGCAGCGCCAAATCGACGCTTGTTCAAACGGGTCATCTGACGGGCAGAAGCCAAGTTGATGTTGTTACATGGAATAAGAAAACAGCAAGTATATCGATTACGAAGGGAGAATACTCACCCATTCGCAGTGCTGCCCAGCCTGCTTCGCAGGTTGTTGGTTCGATTCCTTATACGGATGGCGCGGCTTTTGCTCTCGATAGTCGGTTGGATCGCAGTAAAAAAGGGCTGTGGGTTGTTAATCCGAGCGGCAGACTTGATGAATATTCCCCTGATGGCAGTGGTTTTGCCAAGCACCAAAGCTGGAAAATACCGGCCAATCGCTGGTATGATTTATATGAACTTCGTCAGCCCAATGGTGATTGCATACTTGCGGGTCAATCTTGGGACCGTAGTCAGCTTTTAGGTGTGTATGTGCATGGGAAAGATGTAAAACCTATCAAACCTTATACGTTCCGGTCCAATTCTTCCAGAGACCTGATCGTTAGAAATATGGCGAGTCCGGATCGCCAAGGTTTATTCTTGTTTAAAGAAGATACGTCGCAAGGCGTGGAATTCCAGTTGGATAAAACCGTTATGCAATGGAAGCTGGCGAAAGTGACCTTAAACATTCCGGATGAGCTTGGCAATATCCGCTTTGGTGATTTTAATGGCGACGGGAAAGAGGACATTCTTCGTTACGATGCGAAAAATTTAACTAGTCGTGTTTATCAAGGGACCACAGAGGATGAATACAAACTGTTATCTGTATTTGGTCCATGGGGAAGAACTTCAGGACGTTTAATCGTGGACGATTTCGATGGAAACGGGAAAGCGGACATTGCTCAGTATCCTAATGATGATGCTTTTATGGACGTGGCATTGTCATTCCAGAGCCAGAATGCGAAGGAGTAA
- a CDS encoding PDZ domain-containing protein: MRFWQRLYYGGMVLTLLLAILGELIWLPDPLRIGIGLYWIDLIDTLIYVLALVPCLWLIGALLHLTAVEGRWSQVRCLAIGLTSLVSVVTLITIPKKIEYSATIFVITLVLVFVDLVCNERVRRRLPIRNLLVGGASLCLLFVLFYPTKYLVTYPGLTLNMNRYAQAASGQSHGDITGVLIFERPAFPIDWLYAKLFPKYSFEVEDLGMSLGEYNLEVRTMKADANAAGSAIAYEKVGKGQGITSHGVRVTAIVKDSSVTGILLLGDVIVQVNGHAVAMISELTDVMKQTKPGDQASVQVLRNGQTTQLSLETRANPDDPSRAAFGIQVANEIQYDIPEIVTYHNYLLHEGGPSHGAMLALTLIDQLTPCGVTYGHHVAGTGTIEPDGSVGAVGGLEQKAYTISRTDADVFFVPASNEEEARKGAPSLRIVPVKTLDDMLNWLKNNPVPPNRAACS, encoded by the coding sequence ATGCGCTTCTGGCAAAGACTTTATTACGGCGGTATGGTATTGACCCTGCTGTTAGCGATTCTAGGTGAGCTCATCTGGCTGCCGGATCCGCTGCGGATTGGAATTGGCCTCTATTGGATTGACCTCATCGATACCTTGATTTATGTGCTGGCGTTGGTTCCTTGTCTTTGGCTGATCGGAGCGCTCCTTCATCTTACAGCTGTTGAAGGGAGATGGAGCCAGGTCAGATGTCTGGCTATTGGCTTAACCAGCTTGGTCAGTGTCGTTACCCTGATAACGATTCCTAAGAAAATTGAATACTCGGCAACTATTTTCGTCATAACCTTGGTGCTGGTGTTTGTCGATCTCGTCTGCAATGAGCGTGTGCGTAGAAGGCTGCCGATTCGAAATTTACTTGTCGGCGGAGCTTCACTATGTCTACTCTTCGTGCTGTTCTATCCGACGAAATATTTGGTCACCTATCCAGGTTTAACATTGAATATGAATCGCTACGCACAAGCGGCGAGCGGGCAATCGCATGGGGATATCACGGGTGTTCTGATATTCGAACGGCCTGCTTTTCCCATCGATTGGCTGTATGCGAAGCTTTTTCCTAAGTACTCCTTTGAGGTTGAGGATCTGGGTATGTCGCTAGGCGAATACAATTTAGAAGTTCGTACGATGAAAGCTGATGCGAATGCAGCAGGAAGCGCCATTGCCTATGAGAAGGTAGGGAAAGGTCAAGGTATTACGTCCCACGGTGTACGTGTTACCGCGATTGTGAAAGATAGCTCTGTAACTGGTATTTTGCTGCTTGGTGATGTGATCGTGCAAGTAAACGGCCATGCGGTTGCGATGATCTCAGAATTGACCGATGTGATGAAACAGACCAAACCTGGCGACCAAGCCTCCGTCCAAGTTCTACGCAACGGTCAAACGACGCAGCTTTCACTTGAGACTCGAGCTAATCCGGATGATCCAAGCCGCGCTGCTTTTGGGATTCAAGTGGCGAATGAAATCCAGTATGACATCCCTGAAATTGTGACTTATCACAATTACTTATTGCATGAGGGGGGACCGTCCCACGGCGCGATGCTGGCCTTGACGCTCATCGATCAGTTGACCCCTTGCGGGGTCACGTACGGGCATCATGTGGCGGGTACTGGAACGATTGAACCTGATGGTTCTGTAGGCGCAGTTGGCGGATTGGAGCAGAAGGCCTATACGATCAGCCGCACGGATGCCGATGTTTTCTTTGTTCCGGCATCGAATGAGGAGGAGGCAAGAAAAGGAGCGCCGAGCTTACGTATCGTGCCTGTTAAAACCCTCGATGATATGTTGAACTGGCTTAAAAATAATCCGGTGCCACCAAACCGTGCAGCTTGTTCTTAA
- the hisA gene encoding phosphoribosylformimino-5-aminoimidazole carboxamide ribotide isomerase, translating into MKFRPCIDLHNGKVKQIVGETLGSEEKKVVENFVSSYDSTYYADMFKSNHLVGGHVIMLGDGNKEEAVAALQTYPGGLQIGGGIHAENASEYLAYGASHVIVTSYIFRDGQLNLEHLEKIVAAVGKDKLVIDLSCKEKEGRWFVATNQWKQLSDFEVNEQSIRYLEQFCDEFLVHAVDVEGKQSGIQQSLVQSLAGWVNIPTTYAGGARSFADIALFQELSGGKLDITIGSALDIFGGQLSYQEVVAYMENLSITQE; encoded by the coding sequence ATGAAATTTCGGCCTTGTATTGATCTTCATAATGGTAAAGTCAAACAAATCGTTGGTGAAACATTAGGTTCAGAAGAGAAAAAAGTGGTGGAAAATTTCGTTTCTTCCTATGATTCCACGTATTATGCCGACATGTTTAAAAGCAATCACTTAGTTGGCGGACATGTCATCATGTTAGGGGATGGCAATAAAGAAGAAGCTGTAGCTGCGCTGCAAACGTATCCAGGAGGTTTGCAAATCGGCGGTGGCATTCATGCAGAGAACGCTAGCGAGTATCTAGCTTACGGCGCTTCTCATGTCATCGTAACTTCGTATATTTTCCGTGACGGGCAGCTTAATCTTGAGCATCTTGAGAAGATTGTGGCTGCAGTTGGCAAAGATAAATTAGTTATCGATCTAAGCTGCAAAGAGAAAGAGGGCAGATGGTTTGTAGCTACTAATCAGTGGAAGCAGCTAAGCGATTTTGAAGTGAATGAGCAATCTATTCGCTATCTGGAGCAGTTCTGCGATGAGTTCCTTGTCCATGCCGTTGATGTGGAAGGGAAACAAAGCGGTATTCAGCAAAGTCTCGTTCAATCGTTGGCAGGGTGGGTTAACATCCCGACAACCTATGCCGGTGGAGCCCGCTCATTTGCAGATATTGCGTTGTTCCAAGAATTGTCGGGTGGCAAATTGGATATCACAATAGGGAGTGCCCTAGATATTTTTGGCGGACAGCTTTCTTATCAAGAAGTTGTCGCCTACATGGAAAACTTGTCAATCACGCAAGAGTAA
- a CDS encoding YheC/YheD family endospore coat-associated protein: protein MKVITVRNVVGILLDRKKYLGITSKQTGYEQIDLYNKAAEKLGMTPFYMCPQHISQKSALGLCYENKKYRLVRLPIPKVTHNRAMTLTSSLQKRLSMLSKSSIVFNRQNRYDKLFIHSLLIANKSVAEYLPASLRYSTKNLKKAMNRYSSLFIKPTNSSVGRGIMKLTLMNDKDWQFFWSNKKPQIVSEKQVVALIQEKVGTQSYMIQQAISLATYQGRPYDLRISVQRGDQGKWQVNGIAGKVAASGRHVTNLAKGGDARRCEELFRYSGFDSYRMRRAVEEASLLIVESLAERLPGIADVGLDIGVDDERRIRLIEVNGRDQRYEFKNLKMTETFIQTYETPMRYAKFLLKS, encoded by the coding sequence GTGAAGGTGATAACCGTGCGCAATGTGGTAGGCATACTATTAGATCGAAAAAAGTACCTAGGGATTACGAGTAAACAAACGGGCTATGAGCAGATCGATCTTTACAATAAAGCAGCAGAGAAACTGGGAATGACACCGTTTTATATGTGTCCGCAGCATATAAGTCAGAAGTCAGCGCTTGGTTTGTGCTATGAAAATAAGAAGTACCGACTTGTTCGATTGCCTATTCCCAAGGTTACTCATAACCGTGCGATGACGTTGACGTCGTCTTTGCAGAAACGATTATCCATGCTTTCAAAATCCAGTATTGTCTTTAACCGTCAGAATCGCTACGATAAGCTGTTTATCCACTCTTTGTTGATTGCAAATAAGTCGGTTGCAGAATACCTGCCGGCATCTTTACGTTATTCAACCAAAAATTTAAAGAAAGCTATGAATCGTTACTCATCGCTTTTTATCAAGCCTACCAACAGCAGTGTGGGTAGAGGGATTATGAAACTAACGCTGATGAATGACAAGGATTGGCAGTTTTTCTGGAGTAATAAGAAGCCGCAAATCGTGAGTGAAAAACAGGTAGTTGCGCTCATTCAGGAGAAAGTGGGAACCCAAAGCTATATGATTCAGCAAGCGATCTCTTTGGCTACTTATCAGGGGAGACCGTATGACTTGAGAATATCCGTGCAGCGAGGGGACCAAGGGAAATGGCAGGTCAACGGCATTGCTGGCAAGGTGGCGGCTTCAGGACGCCATGTAACGAATTTAGCCAAGGGTGGAGATGCAAGAAGATGTGAGGAGTTATTCCGCTACAGTGGTTTCGATTCATATCGTATGAGGAGAGCGGTTGAGGAGGCATCGTTGCTGATTGTAGAAAGTTTAGCGGAGCGGCTTCCAGGGATAGCCGATGTTGGATTGGATATTGGGGTGGATGACGAGCGCCGAATCCGCTTGATTGAAGTCAATGGCAGGGATCAAAGGTACGAATTTAAAAATTTGAAAATGACAGAAACGTTTATTCAAACCTATGAGACACCTATGAGATATGCCAAATTTCTATTAAAAAGTTAA
- a CDS encoding DUF2642 domain-containing protein — protein sequence MDAMNSMLDKQVEITFSGIQQPLKGVLLEVSSDLIVIYNELNFYYIPTIHLQYMTLNQHPTTFLDPPTEYPFELESSSISYRKMLMSAKGMFVEIYITGNQSVHGYLTHIMNDYFAFHSPIFQTIFISMKHVKYVVPYHPNTTPYSMKLENFLVQPSQVTFSRTFEQQLKKLETMFVVLDLGENPHKIGVLNTCNHPFLEVHTATGKSVIHSDHVKTIHLPASRKGDNFTGRIV from the coding sequence ATGGATGCTATGAATTCGATGCTAGATAAGCAAGTGGAGATCACATTTTCGGGGATTCAACAACCATTAAAGGGAGTATTACTAGAAGTAAGCAGTGATCTGATCGTAATCTACAATGAACTAAACTTTTACTATATTCCCACGATTCATTTACAATACATGACACTGAATCAGCATCCGACCACATTCCTGGATCCTCCTACTGAGTATCCCTTTGAACTTGAATCCTCATCCATCTCCTATCGCAAAATGCTAATGAGCGCCAAAGGGATGTTTGTTGAGATCTACATTACCGGCAATCAAAGTGTGCATGGATATTTGACCCATATTATGAATGATTATTTCGCTTTTCATTCACCGATCTTCCAAACCATCTTCATCTCTATGAAACATGTCAAGTATGTGGTTCCCTATCACCCCAACACAACACCTTATTCTATGAAGCTGGAAAATTTTCTTGTGCAGCCATCCCAAGTAACCTTCTCTCGCACCTTCGAGCAGCAATTAAAAAAACTGGAAACGATGTTTGTCGTTTTGGATCTTGGCGAAAACCCACACAAAATAGGCGTTCTTAATACTTGTAATCATCCTTTTCTAGAAGTACACACAGCCACAGGCAAATCTGTTATCCATAGCGATCATGTGAAAACCATTCACCTGCCTGCCTCGCGCAAAGGCGACAATTTCACAGGACGCATAGTCTAA
- a CDS encoding alpha/beta fold hydrolase produces the protein MIYNYDYVPQPPQAWPFPHPVQPNFPTAGWPFAAAPWASEQEYDMREREQTLTFVLIHGAWADASFWAGTAAELRKKGHTVYVPEYPGHGADPNKKVTHAMLSKSIADYIISHNLHNIILVGHSFGGSLVQKVAELVPDRLRRLVFLNAFVLKDGERVADEFPPTVIAVFEQLRKSTKDDTIMLPFPLYRETFANLGSMEQVQMMYKKVSPEPAAPSFEKLDLKKFYSLTIPKSYLHLTDDTALPLGNPDYGWHPHMSSRLGLFRLIQTSGDHMTTIQFEPKRIARKLYEAARD, from the coding sequence ATGATTTACAATTATGATTATGTGCCCCAGCCTCCTCAGGCTTGGCCTTTTCCGCACCCGGTTCAGCCCAATTTCCCAACAGCTGGTTGGCCCTTTGCAGCCGCTCCTTGGGCGTCTGAGCAAGAATATGACATGCGTGAACGCGAGCAGACTTTGACCTTTGTACTCATCCATGGCGCCTGGGCGGATGCCAGCTTCTGGGCAGGTACCGCGGCGGAGCTGCGCAAGAAGGGTCATACCGTCTATGTGCCCGAATATCCGGGACATGGGGCTGACCCTAATAAAAAAGTCACGCATGCGATGCTGTCCAAATCGATTGCGGATTACATCATCTCGCACAATTTGCACAACATCATTCTCGTTGGACATAGCTTCGGGGGATCCCTAGTTCAGAAAGTAGCGGAGCTCGTACCTGATCGTTTACGACGTCTCGTCTTCCTTAATGCCTTCGTTCTCAAAGATGGTGAAAGGGTAGCGGATGAGTTCCCGCCTACGGTGATCGCCGTGTTTGAACAGCTTCGTAAAAGCACGAAGGATGATACCATCATGCTGCCATTTCCTTTGTACCGGGAAACCTTTGCCAATCTTGGGAGCATGGAGCAAGTTCAAATGATGTACAAGAAAGTTTCACCGGAGCCCGCCGCGCCATCCTTTGAGAAGCTTGATCTGAAAAAGTTTTACAGTCTGACAATACCAAAAAGTTATCTTCACCTGACGGATGATACCGCACTGCCTTTGGGCAATCCGGATTATGGCTGGCATCCGCATATGTCGAGCCGTTTGGGCTTATTCCGGCTAATTCAGACGAGTGGCGATCATATGACGACAATCCAGTTTGAGCCAAAACGCATAGCCAGAAAACTCTACGAGGCTGCGAGGGATTAA
- a CDS encoding NUDIX hydrolase has protein sequence MRTPILYGSVHVLFYQDEEVLLLKRQNTGFQDGNWSVVAGRMDGDEEVIAAAIREAREEAGVVIEPEDIEIIGVMHRKNTTSEWVDFFLKAHSWQGEIRNQEPEKCEQLKWFPAKQLPDNMVSYIRTALDNKQQGVWFESVGW, from the coding sequence GTGAGAACACCGATTTTGTACGGATCTGTGCATGTTTTATTTTACCAAGATGAAGAGGTTCTGTTGTTAAAACGGCAAAATACCGGGTTCCAGGATGGCAACTGGAGTGTTGTTGCGGGACGCATGGATGGGGATGAGGAAGTCATCGCAGCTGCAATCCGGGAAGCCAGAGAAGAAGCAGGCGTCGTGATTGAGCCGGAGGACATAGAAATTATTGGTGTCATGCACCGCAAAAACACGACATCGGAATGGGTGGATTTCTTTCTTAAAGCACACAGCTGGCAGGGAGAAATCAGGAATCAAGAACCTGAGAAATGTGAGCAGCTCAAATGGTTTCCCGCCAAGCAGCTCCCGGACAATATGGTTTCTTATATTCGAACAGCATTGGACAATAAGCAGCAAGGTGTTTGGTTTGAAAGCGTAGGCTGGTGA
- a CDS encoding phosphatase PAP2 family protein, which yields MIPKLKVTFVLLISIFAFLVFILIASMIKGQWIAQFDHTLISFIQGLESPGLTSIMKSFTFIGSTLMVIIIAFAAILFLYFVLHHRLELIFFLVVVIGTAIANSMLKHYFVRQRPDLHRLIEVTGYSFPSGHSMASFALYASLAFLLWRHISTRVGRTIVIMLCIIMILSIGISRIYLGVHYPSDVVGGYFASGFCFALAVWLFQWYKEYRAYSKQK from the coding sequence GTGATTCCCAAATTAAAAGTTACATTCGTTTTGCTTATCAGCATTTTTGCATTTCTTGTTTTCATTTTGATTGCCTCCATGATTAAGGGGCAATGGATCGCGCAATTCGATCATACTTTGATCTCCTTCATTCAAGGGCTAGAATCACCCGGCCTTACGTCAATTATGAAAAGCTTCACTTTCATTGGTTCAACCCTGATGGTCATTATCATTGCTTTTGCCGCTATTCTTTTTCTGTATTTCGTTTTGCATCATCGCTTGGAGCTTATCTTTTTCCTCGTAGTTGTGATCGGTACAGCTATAGCCAATTCGATGCTTAAACATTATTTTGTTCGTCAGAGGCCGGATTTACACCGACTCATTGAAGTAACAGGCTACAGTTTTCCAAGCGGCCATTCGATGGCATCCTTTGCCCTATATGCCTCATTGGCTTTTCTGCTTTGGCGGCATATTTCTACCCGAGTAGGCAGAACAATAGTCATTATGTTATGTATCATCATGATTCTAAGTATAGGTATAAGCCGGATTTATCTGGGAGTTCATTATCCCAGTGATGTTGTAGGAGGCTACTTCGCTAGCGGCTTCTGTTTCGCATTAGCCGTCTGGCTGTTCCAGTGGTACAAAGAATATCGTGCATATAGTAAGCAAAAGTAA
- the tnpC gene encoding IS66 family transposase: MKMSLEEIKQISHSSPDQIEKVITKLLERITELENRVAELERQLGLNSKNSSKPPSSDGFRKPANSRIAGGKKGAPLGHEGHTLSMVDDPDAILDFCLTTCPACHAPMDQENCIGYDRRQQIDLPEPRIQTTEFRAHTSCCPQCSGVHQAAFPSHVSASVQYGAGVTGWIVYVSAYHMIPLKRVSEMFADLTGHSLSEATVIAHLKKSHKQLGPYEEQIRQNLLNADVLHADETGIHVDGKQRWLHTLSNVDWTFQAVHENRGTLAFDAIGLLPAYSGILVHDCNGPYFKEKYTFQHALCNAHLLRECQGIADYDHHQWAVQMKRLLQVAWRLTLAARKVLCCLAPSTVKWLENWYDDILQQGELEWNQGRTKAKTGPQGRQSKSKSANLGERFRRHKEPILRFIQDVRVPFDNNVAERDLRMAKVKAKVSGLFRTWDGAHQFARARGFISTLRKQNLPVLSTLIVTFRGEFRFPRLEEGK; this comes from the coding sequence ATGAAAATGAGCCTCGAAGAAATCAAACAAATTAGCCACAGTAGTCCAGATCAAATCGAGAAGGTCATTACGAAACTGCTAGAACGGATCACTGAACTGGAAAACAGAGTAGCCGAGTTGGAGCGCCAGCTAGGGCTTAACAGCAAGAATAGTAGCAAGCCGCCTTCAAGTGACGGGTTTCGTAAGCCCGCAAACTCCCGCATCGCTGGTGGCAAAAAGGGAGCACCCCTAGGTCATGAAGGACACACACTTAGTATGGTGGATGATCCGGATGCCATCCTCGACTTTTGCCTAACTACCTGCCCTGCGTGTCATGCTCCAATGGACCAGGAGAACTGTATAGGCTACGACCGGCGTCAGCAGATCGATCTGCCTGAACCACGCATCCAGACAACCGAGTTTCGCGCTCATACGAGCTGCTGCCCGCAGTGTAGCGGGGTTCATCAGGCTGCTTTTCCGTCGCATGTCAGCGCCTCTGTCCAATATGGAGCTGGTGTTACGGGCTGGATCGTGTATGTGAGTGCGTACCATATGATTCCACTGAAAAGGGTGAGCGAGATGTTTGCGGACCTGACCGGGCATTCGCTGAGCGAGGCTACGGTCATCGCCCATTTGAAGAAATCGCACAAGCAGCTAGGTCCCTATGAGGAACAAATTCGCCAAAACCTGCTGAATGCCGATGTTTTGCACGCTGATGAAACCGGCATTCACGTCGATGGCAAACAGCGATGGCTGCACACCCTCTCTAATGTGGACTGGACGTTCCAGGCGGTTCACGAAAACCGGGGCACCCTCGCTTTTGATGCCATCGGTCTGCTGCCGGCTTACTCGGGCATTCTAGTGCATGACTGCAACGGGCCGTATTTTAAAGAAAAATACACGTTCCAGCATGCCTTATGCAATGCGCACTTACTGCGGGAATGCCAAGGAATCGCCGATTATGATCATCACCAGTGGGCCGTGCAGATGAAACGCTTGCTACAAGTAGCCTGGCGTCTCACGCTAGCCGCCCGTAAAGTCTTGTGCTGCTTAGCTCCGAGTACGGTTAAATGGCTAGAGAATTGGTACGATGACATCCTGCAGCAGGGCGAGCTGGAATGGAATCAAGGGCGTACCAAAGCCAAAACCGGACCGCAAGGCAGGCAAAGCAAAAGTAAATCGGCCAATCTGGGTGAACGTTTCCGTCGTCACAAGGAACCGATTCTCCGGTTTATTCAAGATGTCCGTGTTCCTTTTGACAACAATGTCGCCGAACGAGACTTGCGGATGGCCAAGGTCAAAGCCAAAGTCTCCGGCTTATTCCGTACCTGGGACGGGGCTCATCAGTTCGCCCGCGCGCGCGGCTTCATTTCAACCCTTCGTAAACAAAATTTACCTGTACTCTCGACGCTTATTGTTACTTTTCGTGGGGAGTTTCGTTTTCCGCGTTTGGAAGAAGGTAAGTAG